The Chlorocebus sabaeus isolate Y175 chromosome 6, mChlSab1.0.hap1, whole genome shotgun sequence genome has a segment encoding these proteins:
- the TMEM259 gene encoding membralin isoform X1, translated as MSEHAAPGAPGPGPNGGGGGPAPARGPRTPNLNPNPLINVRDRLFHALFFKMAVTYSRLFPPAFRRLFEFFVLLKALFVLFVLAYIHIVFSRSPINCLEHVRDKWPREGILRVEVRHNSSRAPVFLQFCDGGGPGSFPGLAMEPGSSLDVEDEEEEELTMEMFGNSSIKFELDIEPKVFKPPSSTEALNDSQEFPFPETPTKVWPQDEYIVEYSLEYGFLRLSPATRQRLSIPVMVVTLDPTRDQCFGDRFSRLLLDEFLGYDDILMSSVKGLAENEENKGFLRNVVSGEHYRFVSMWMARTSYLAAFVIMVIFTLSVSMLLRYSHHQIFVFIVDLLQMLEMNMAIAFPAAPLLTVILALVGMEAIMSEFFNDTTTAFYIILIVWLADQYDAICCHTSTSKRHWLRFFYLYHFAFYAYHYRFNGQYSSLALVTSWLFIQHSMIYFFHHYELPAILQQVRIQEMLLQAPPLGPGTPTALPDDMNNNSGAPATAPDPASQPPALGPVSPGAGGSPGPVATAPSSLVAAAASVAAAAGGDLGWMAETAAIITDASFLSGLSASLLERRPASPLGPAGGLPHAPQDNVPTSDSTASDTTPLAAAVGGPSPACMAPTEAPLEAGS; from the exons ATGTCGGAGCACGCGGCGCCCGGAGCTCCGGGGCCCGGGCCCAAcgggggcggcggcggcccgGCCCCTGCGCGCGGGCCTCGCACCCCCAACCTCAACCCCAACCCCCTCATCAACGTGCGCGACCGGCTGTTCCACGCGCTGTTCTTCAAGATGGCTGTCACCTATTCGCGGCTCTTCCCGCCCGCCTTCCGTCGTCTCTTCGAGTTCTTCGTGTTGCTCAAG gccctgtttgtGCTCTTCGTCCTGGCCTACATCCATATCGTCTTCTCCCGCTCGCCCATCAACTGCCTGGAGCATGTGCGTGACAAGTGGCCTCGCGAGGGCATCCTGCGTGTGGAGGTGCGGCACAACTCGAGCCGCGCGCCCGTCTTCCTGCAGTTCTGTGACGGCGGAGGCCCCGGGAGCTTCCCGGGCCTGGCCATGGAGCCAGGCAGCAGCCTGGACGTGgaagacgaggaggaggaggagctgaccATGGAGATGTTTGGGAACAGCTCCATCAAG TTTGAGCTGGACATCGAGCCCAAGGTGTTCAAGCCGCCGAGTAGCACAGAGGCCCTGAATGACAGCCAGGAGTTCCCCTTCCCCGAGACGCCCACCAAAG TGTGGCCACAGGACGAGTACATCGTGGAGTACTCACTGGAGTATGGCTTCCTGCGCCTGTCGCCGGCCACCCGCCAGCGTCTGAGTATCCCTGTCATGGTGGTCACCCTGG ACCCCACGCGGGACCAGTGCTTTGGGGACCGCTTCAGCCGCCTGCTGCTGGATGAGTTTCTGGGCTACGACGACATCCTCATGTCCAGTGTGAAGGGCCTGGCGGAGAATGAGGAGAACAAGG GCTTCCTGCGGAACGTGGTGTCGGGCGAGCACTACCGCTTCGTGAGCATGTGGATGGCGCGCACGTCGTACCTGGCCGCCTTCGTCATCATGGTCATCTTC ACGCTGAGCGTGTCCATGCTGCTGCGGTACTCGCACCACCAGATCTTCGTCTTCATCG TGGACCTGCTGCAGATGCTGGAGATGAACATGGCCATCGCCTTCCCCGCAGCGCCCCTGCTGACCGTCATCCTGGCCCTCGTCG GGATGGAGGCCATCATGTCCGAGTTCTTCAACGACACCACCACCGCCTTCTACATCATCCTCATCGTGTGGCTCGCGGACCAGTACGACGCCATCTGCTGCCACACAAGCACCAGCAAGCGGCACTGGCTGCG GTTCTTCTATCTCTACCACTTCGCCTTCTATGCCTACCACTACCGCTTCAATGGGCAGTACAGCAGCCTGGCCCTGGTCACCTCCTGGCTCTTCATCCAG CATTCCATGATCTACTTCTTCCACCACTACGAGCTGCCCGCCATCCTGCAGCAGGTCCGCATCCAGGAGATGCTGCTGCAGGCCCCGCCACTGGGCCCTGGGACCCCCACGGCGCTGCCCGATGACATGAACAACAACTCGGGCGCCCCGGCTACCGCCCCGGACCCTGCCAGCCAGCCCCCCGCCCTGGGCCCCGTCTCGCCCGGGGCTGGTGGGAGTCCCGGGCCTGTGGCCACGGCGCCCAGCTCCCTGGTGGCTGCAGCAGCCTCAGTGGCAGCAGCTGCTGGTGGTGACCTGGGCTGGATGGCAGAGACCGCCGCCATCATCACAGACGCCTCCTTCCTGTCCGGCCTGAGCGCCTCCCTCCTGGAGCGGCGTCCAGCCAGCCCACTGGGCCCTGCCGGGGGCCTCCCCCACGCTCCTCAGGACAATGTCCCCACGAGTGACTCCACGGCCTCCGACACAACGCCCCTGGCCGCTGCAGTGGGCGGGCCCAGCCCGGCCTGCATGGCCCCGACAGAGGCGCCCTTGGAGGCTGGGTCCTGA
- the TMEM259 gene encoding membralin isoform X2: MSEHAAPGAPGPGPNGGGGGPAPARGPRTPNLNPNPLINVRDRLFHALFFKMAVTYSRLFPPAFRRLFEFFVLLKALFVLFVLAYIHIVFSRSPINCLEHVRDKWPREGILRVEVRHNSSRAPVFLQFCDGGGPGSFPGLAMEPGSSLDVEDEEEEELTMEMFGNSSIKFELDIEPKVFKPPSSTEALNDSQEFPFPETPTKVWPQDEYIVEYSLEYGFLRLSPATRQRLSIPVMVVTLDPTRDQCFGDRFSRLLLDEFLGYDDILMSSVKGLAENEENKGFLRNVVSGEHYRFVSMWMARTSYLAAFVIMVIFTLSVSMLLRYSHHQIFVFIAPLLTVILALVGMEAIMSEFFNDTTTAFYIILIVWLADQYDAICCHTSTSKRHWLRFFYLYHFAFYAYHYRFNGQYSSLALVTSWLFIQHSMIYFFHHYELPAILQQVRIQEMLLQAPPLGPGTPTALPDDMNNNSGAPATAPDPASQPPALGPVSPGAGGSPGPVATAPSSLVAAAASVAAAAGGDLGWMAETAAIITDASFLSGLSASLLERRPASPLGPAGGLPHAPQDNVPTSDSTASDTTPLAAAVGGPSPACMAPTEAPLEAGS; encoded by the exons ATGTCGGAGCACGCGGCGCCCGGAGCTCCGGGGCCCGGGCCCAAcgggggcggcggcggcccgGCCCCTGCGCGCGGGCCTCGCACCCCCAACCTCAACCCCAACCCCCTCATCAACGTGCGCGACCGGCTGTTCCACGCGCTGTTCTTCAAGATGGCTGTCACCTATTCGCGGCTCTTCCCGCCCGCCTTCCGTCGTCTCTTCGAGTTCTTCGTGTTGCTCAAG gccctgtttgtGCTCTTCGTCCTGGCCTACATCCATATCGTCTTCTCCCGCTCGCCCATCAACTGCCTGGAGCATGTGCGTGACAAGTGGCCTCGCGAGGGCATCCTGCGTGTGGAGGTGCGGCACAACTCGAGCCGCGCGCCCGTCTTCCTGCAGTTCTGTGACGGCGGAGGCCCCGGGAGCTTCCCGGGCCTGGCCATGGAGCCAGGCAGCAGCCTGGACGTGgaagacgaggaggaggaggagctgaccATGGAGATGTTTGGGAACAGCTCCATCAAG TTTGAGCTGGACATCGAGCCCAAGGTGTTCAAGCCGCCGAGTAGCACAGAGGCCCTGAATGACAGCCAGGAGTTCCCCTTCCCCGAGACGCCCACCAAAG TGTGGCCACAGGACGAGTACATCGTGGAGTACTCACTGGAGTATGGCTTCCTGCGCCTGTCGCCGGCCACCCGCCAGCGTCTGAGTATCCCTGTCATGGTGGTCACCCTGG ACCCCACGCGGGACCAGTGCTTTGGGGACCGCTTCAGCCGCCTGCTGCTGGATGAGTTTCTGGGCTACGACGACATCCTCATGTCCAGTGTGAAGGGCCTGGCGGAGAATGAGGAGAACAAGG GCTTCCTGCGGAACGTGGTGTCGGGCGAGCACTACCGCTTCGTGAGCATGTGGATGGCGCGCACGTCGTACCTGGCCGCCTTCGTCATCATGGTCATCTTC ACGCTGAGCGTGTCCATGCTGCTGCGGTACTCGCACCACCAGATCTTCGTCTTCATCG CGCCCCTGCTGACCGTCATCCTGGCCCTCGTCG GGATGGAGGCCATCATGTCCGAGTTCTTCAACGACACCACCACCGCCTTCTACATCATCCTCATCGTGTGGCTCGCGGACCAGTACGACGCCATCTGCTGCCACACAAGCACCAGCAAGCGGCACTGGCTGCG GTTCTTCTATCTCTACCACTTCGCCTTCTATGCCTACCACTACCGCTTCAATGGGCAGTACAGCAGCCTGGCCCTGGTCACCTCCTGGCTCTTCATCCAG CATTCCATGATCTACTTCTTCCACCACTACGAGCTGCCCGCCATCCTGCAGCAGGTCCGCATCCAGGAGATGCTGCTGCAGGCCCCGCCACTGGGCCCTGGGACCCCCACGGCGCTGCCCGATGACATGAACAACAACTCGGGCGCCCCGGCTACCGCCCCGGACCCTGCCAGCCAGCCCCCCGCCCTGGGCCCCGTCTCGCCCGGGGCTGGTGGGAGTCCCGGGCCTGTGGCCACGGCGCCCAGCTCCCTGGTGGCTGCAGCAGCCTCAGTGGCAGCAGCTGCTGGTGGTGACCTGGGCTGGATGGCAGAGACCGCCGCCATCATCACAGACGCCTCCTTCCTGTCCGGCCTGAGCGCCTCCCTCCTGGAGCGGCGTCCAGCCAGCCCACTGGGCCCTGCCGGGGGCCTCCCCCACGCTCCTCAGGACAATGTCCCCACGAGTGACTCCACGGCCTCCGACACAACGCCCCTGGCCGCTGCAGTGGGCGGGCCCAGCCCGGCCTGCATGGCCCCGACAGAGGCGCCCTTGGAGGCTGGGTCCTGA
- the CNN2 gene encoding calponin-2, with protein MSSTQFNKGPSYGLSAEVKNRLLSKYDPQKEAELRTWIEGLTGLSIGPDFQKGLKDGTILCTLMNKLQPGSVPKINRSMQNWHQLENLSNFIKAMVSYGMNPVDLFEANDLFESGNMTQVQVSLLALAGKAKTKGLQSGVDIGVKYSEKQERNFDDATMKAGQCVIGLQMGTNKCASQSGMTAYGTRRHLYDPKNHILPPMDHSTISLQMGTNKCASQVGMTAPGTRRHIYDTKLGTDKCDNSSMSLQMGYTQGANQSGQVFGLGRQIYDPKYCPQGTVADGAPSGAGDCPDPGEVPEYPPYYQEEAGY; from the exons ATGAGCTCCACGCAGTTCAACAAGGGCCCCTCGTACGGGCTGTCGGCCGAGGTCAAGAACCGG CTCCTGTCCAAATATGACCCCCAGAAGGAGGCAGAGCTCCGCACCTGGATCGAGGGACTCACCGGCCTCTCCATCGGCCCCGACTTCCAGAAAGGCCTGAAGGACGGAACTATCTTATGCAC ACTCATGAACAAGCTACAGCCGGGCTCCGTCCCCAAGATCAACCGCTCCATGCAGAACTGGCACCAG ctAGAAAACCTGTCCAACTTCATCAAGGCCATGGTCAGCTATGGCATGAACCCCGTGGACCTGTTCGAGGCCAACGACCTGTTTGAGAGTGGGAACATGACACAGGTGCAGGTGTCTCTTCTCGCCCTGGCGGGGAAG GCCAAGACTAAGGGGCTGCAGAGTGGGGTGGACATCGGCGTCAAGTACTCGGAGAAGCAGGAGCGGAATTTCGATGACGCCACCATGAAGGCCGGCCAGTGTGTCATCGGGCTGCAG ATGGGCACCAACAAATGCGCCAGCCAGTCGGGCATGACCGCGTACGGCACGAGGAGGCATCTCTATGACCCCAAGAACCATATCCTGCCCCCCATGGACCACTCGACCATCAGCCTCCAGATGGGCACAAACAAGTGTGCGAGCCAG gTGGGCATGACGGCTCCCGGGACGCGGCGGCACATCTATGACACCAAGCTGGGAACCGACAAGTGTGACAActcctccatgtccctgcagatgGGCTACACGCAGGGCGCCAACCAGAGCGGCCAGGTCTTCGGCCTGGGCCGACAGATATATGACCCCAAGTATTGCCCACAAGGCACAGTGGCCGATGGGGCTCCCTCAGGCGCCGGCGACTGCCCGGACCCGGGGGAGGTCCCAGAATATCCCCCTTACTACCAGGAGGAGGCCGGCTACTGA